One window from the genome of Bacteroidota bacterium encodes:
- a CDS encoding phosphoenolpyruvate synthase, with translation MILFSNTPASERSADCGGKASNLFLLTDAGFPVPDFAVLPAGLLQSWMPENTTDAEAFIRSFRIPDTIIQLLLNRFGHDAQLAVRSSALGEDGAEQSFAGQYESYLHVNADTLEARIRDVWRSACEKRVQVYQQFHGIGKSNIAVIVQVMVNADVAGVGFGINPVSGNRNECVISAVWGLGEGLVSGELDADTFTVSAEKITEQLVTKPRKVTASAQGGTAFTEVETSLQNARTLSNAQLRHIESWLYQLKKLYGRAQDIEFAVADGNLYLLQTRPITTTAQLPDPEGEYLVWDNSNIIESYPGLTSPLTFSFIRKMYEAVYIQFTSMMGVNEAERQQHAVVYANMLGLLNGRVYYNLRSWYKLLSLLPGYQLNAEFMEKMMGVKERFTLDDVTVRSKFSERLRVLNMIRLLLKNQRQLPGMRRAFTRDFEAVMQEYDAIDFSRQRADQLIVLYERFEQTLLKKWKAPLVNDFFAMIWYGVLQKLTAKYFPGHAATLHNDLLCGARDIVSTEPLRRIDEIVKRVRSNAAWLALFEKPESEVLASLTLKENEPVQQLMQSYIAAWGDRTVGELKLETITYRQQPALFVRVIAAALKQPETTHANLDLKLRSEAEAIVKSKLRAKPLKRWLFNLALRRSRDLVSNRENLRYARTRGFGMVRRIMLAIGEQFAAEQLIDSPRDIFWLRLDEIANYIRGTSDLRNLRELVRIRKADYTKFETLPSSERVPTRGIVYAGNNFAPPAASLHETANGKALKGIGCCPGKITARVQVIHDPHSVSSLNGDILVTASTDPGWITLFPSASAILVERGSLLSHSAIVSREMGKPCIVGVSGLLQQLKTGDRVQMDGSTGEIIILDNE, from the coding sequence ATGATACTTTTTTCAAACACACCTGCATCCGAACGCAGTGCCGATTGCGGCGGCAAAGCCTCCAACCTGTTTTTGCTGACCGATGCAGGCTTTCCGGTTCCCGACTTTGCGGTGCTGCCCGCAGGCTTACTGCAAAGCTGGATGCCTGAAAACACAACCGATGCCGAAGCATTTATCCGCTCTTTCCGTATTCCCGATACAATTATTCAGTTACTGCTTAACCGGTTTGGCCACGATGCGCAACTCGCCGTGCGCTCTTCGGCATTGGGCGAAGATGGTGCAGAACAATCCTTTGCCGGACAATATGAATCGTATCTCCACGTAAATGCCGATACGCTTGAAGCGCGCATACGCGATGTGTGGCGCTCAGCCTGCGAGAAACGCGTGCAGGTGTACCAGCAGTTTCACGGTATCGGAAAAAGTAATATTGCCGTGATTGTGCAGGTGATGGTGAATGCCGATGTAGCGGGTGTAGGTTTCGGAATAAATCCGGTGAGCGGAAACAGGAATGAATGTGTGATAAGTGCGGTGTGGGGTTTGGGAGAAGGTTTGGTTTCGGGCGAGCTTGATGCGGATACGTTTACCGTGTCGGCCGAAAAAATTACGGAACAGCTTGTAACTAAACCGCGCAAGGTAACTGCATCGGCACAAGGCGGTACGGCGTTTACAGAAGTGGAAACTTCGTTGCAAAATGCACGCACGTTGAGTAATGCACAGCTGCGTCACATCGAAAGCTGGCTATATCAGTTGAAGAAACTATACGGACGTGCGCAGGATATTGAATTTGCCGTAGCAGATGGAAATTTGTATCTCCTGCAAACACGCCCCATTACCACCACCGCACAACTTCCCGACCCCGAAGGCGAATACTTAGTGTGGGACAACAGCAACATTATTGAATCGTATCCCGGACTTACCTCGCCGCTTACGTTTTCGTTTATCCGCAAAATGTATGAGGCTGTGTATATTCAGTTCACTTCCATGATGGGAGTGAATGAGGCGGAGCGGCAGCAGCATGCGGTAGTGTATGCCAACATGCTCGGCTTGCTCAACGGCCGCGTGTATTATAATTTACGGAGCTGGTACAAATTGCTTTCGCTGCTTCCGGGTTATCAGCTAAACGCGGAGTTTATGGAGAAAATGATGGGCGTGAAAGAACGTTTTACGCTCGACGATGTAACGGTGCGCAGCAAATTCAGCGAGCGTTTGCGTGTACTGAACATGATACGTTTGCTGCTGAAAAACCAGCGGCAATTGCCCGGTATGCGCCGCGCCTTTACGCGCGATTTTGAAGCGGTGATGCAGGAATACGATGCCATTGATTTCAGCCGGCAGCGGGCCGATCAGCTTATTGTGCTGTATGAACGCTTTGAGCAAACCCTGCTGAAAAAATGGAAAGCGCCGCTGGTAAATGATTTCTTTGCCATGATCTGGTACGGTGTGTTGCAGAAACTCACCGCGAAATATTTCCCCGGCCATGCGGCCACGCTGCACAATGATTTGCTTTGCGGTGCACGCGATATTGTGAGCACCGAACCGCTGCGCCGCATCGACGAAATTGTAAAACGGGTGCGCAGCAATGCCGCCTGGCTGGCCTTGTTTGAAAAGCCCGAAAGCGAAGTGCTGGCGTCGCTGACGCTGAAAGAAAACGAGCCTGTGCAGCAACTCATGCAAAGCTATATTGCCGCCTGGGGCGACCGCACCGTGGGCGAGCTGAAGCTCGAAACAATTACCTACCGCCAGCAGCCTGCACTTTTTGTGCGCGTAATTGCAGCGGCTTTGAAGCAGCCCGAAACCACGCATGCCAATCTCGATCTGAAGCTGCGCAGCGAGGCCGAAGCCATTGTAAAAAGTAAACTCCGCGCAAAGCCGCTTAAACGCTGGCTGTTTAATCTGGCTCTTCGCCGCTCGCGCGATCTGGTGAGCAACCGCGAAAACCTGCGCTACGCCCGCACACGGGGCTTTGGCATGGTGCGCCGCATTATGCTGGCCATTGGCGAACAATTTGCAGCCGAACAGCTAATCGATTCGCCACGCGATATTTTCTGGCTGCGTCTCGACGAAATTGCAAACTACATACGCGGCACCTCCGACCTGCGCAACCTGCGCGAACTGGTACGCATACGCAAAGCCGACTACACAAAATTTGAAACGCTGCCTTCGTCGGAGCGTGTGCCCACGCGCGGCATTGTGTATGCAGGAAATAACTTTGCACCACCCGCAGCCAGCCTGCACGAAACCGCCAACGGCAAAGCACTGAAAGGTATTGGCTGTTGCCCCGGAAAAATTACAGCCCGCGTGCAGGTCATTCACGACCCGCACAGTGTAAGCAGCCTCAACGGCGATATTCTTGTAACCGCCAGCACCGACCCGGGCTGGATTACACTCTTCCCTTCGGCCTCGGCTATTCTGGTCGAACGCGGCAGCCTGCTCAGCCATTCGGCAATCGTATCGCGCGAAATGGGGAAACCCTGCATTGTGGGCGTAAGCGGATTACTTCAGCAACTCAAAACCGGCGACCGTGTGCAAATGGATGGCAGCACCGGCGAAATAATTATTCTCGACAATGAGTAA
- a CDS encoding DUF3419 family protein: MSKNDLQQRVEFDFIRYANCWEDADILAEALQVKPGERVLSIASAGDNSFALLINAPEIVVAVDVNEIQLWLGELKKAAFTLDTHEEFLAFLGFTPSSSRIETYKKIRSQMPEPAQRWCDNHLQLIEAGVIMQGKFERYFGYFRSKLLPLIHNKKRIAKLFEEKPADAQQKFYTEEWNTWRWRLFFRIFFSRFVMGKYGRDPEFMNEVKVSVGKYIFGKAETHLQSKVMQQNHFLHHILAGKFEPQLPLYARKENFERIRSNLSRIVFFKGYAEEACREYGPFDAFNLSNIFEYLSAEISTTIAQQLCSASKPGARFAYWNLMVPRNLAALYPEKLQRQNEVADRLGASDKGFFYHRFHLDILKNG; encoded by the coding sequence ATGAGTAAAAACGATCTTCAGCAACGGGTAGAATTCGATTTTATCCGCTACGCCAACTGCTGGGAAGATGCCGATATACTGGCCGAAGCATTGCAGGTAAAACCCGGCGAACGCGTGCTGTCAATCGCCTCGGCAGGCGACAATAGTTTTGCACTGCTCATTAATGCGCCCGAAATTGTAGTGGCTGTTGATGTAAATGAAATTCAACTCTGGCTCGGTGAATTGAAAAAGGCGGCTTTTACACTCGATACACACGAAGAATTTCTGGCTTTTCTTGGCTTCACACCTTCATCTTCACGCATCGAAACCTATAAAAAAATACGCAGCCAAATGCCCGAACCGGCGCAACGCTGGTGCGACAACCATTTACAGCTCATCGAAGCGGGCGTAATTATGCAGGGAAAGTTTGAACGTTACTTCGGCTACTTTCGTTCAAAATTGCTACCGCTCATTCATAATAAAAAACGTATTGCAAAACTGTTTGAAGAAAAACCGGCAGATGCACAGCAAAAATTCTACACTGAAGAATGGAATACCTGGCGCTGGCGTTTGTTTTTCCGCATTTTCTTCAGCCGTTTTGTAATGGGCAAATACGGGCGTGATCCGGAGTTTATGAATGAGGTGAAGGTTTCGGTAGGTAAGTATATTTTTGGCAAAGCCGAAACTCATTTGCAAAGCAAAGTCATGCAGCAGAATCATTTTCTGCACCATATTCTTGCCGGTAAGTTTGAACCTCAGCTTCCGCTTTATGCCCGAAAGGAAAATTTCGAACGCATACGGTCAAATCTTTCGCGCATTGTCTTTTTTAAAGGCTATGCCGAAGAAGCCTGCCGCGAGTATGGTCCGTTTGATGCGTTCAACCTCTCCAATATTTTCGAATACCTATCGGCCGAAATTTCAACCACCATTGCCCAGCAGCTTTGCAGTGCATCAAAACCAGGAGCGCGTTTTGCCTACTGGAATTTAATGGTGCCGCGAAATCTTGCTGCATTGTATCCTGAAAAACTGCAACGCCAAAACGAAGTGGCCGACCGGCTTGGCGCCAGCGACAAAGGCTTTTTCTATCACCGCTTTCATCTCGATATTCTGAAAAATGGATAA
- a CDS encoding phosphatidate cytidylyltransferase, translating to MDNQLIHCLWLGACFLALFSTGEILYHKFGVRAEYTRKLIHLGTGVLTLLFPVFLRSHWFVLLLCGAFAVILLTSLKFNLLKSINAIDRKSHGSISYPAAVYGTFLFYDFFSGTHPQKAYFYIPVLMLAVCDPIAALSGKRWPWKPFQVGSGKKTLTGSLMFFISASLLSGILLYTLSETSNSNLITLSLLLGAFGAFIEAISRNGFDNLLIPLISILVLAAGFFLGWYQPEIL from the coding sequence ATGGATAATCAGCTTATACATTGCCTCTGGCTGGGTGCGTGTTTTCTTGCACTCTTCAGCACCGGCGAAATTTTATATCATAAATTCGGCGTGCGCGCCGAATACACGCGCAAGCTCATTCATTTGGGTACAGGTGTACTTACACTGCTTTTCCCCGTTTTTCTGCGTTCGCATTGGTTTGTGCTTTTGCTTTGCGGTGCGTTTGCAGTAATACTGCTTACAAGTTTAAAATTCAATCTTCTTAAATCCATCAACGCCATCGACCGTAAATCGCATGGCAGTATTTCGTATCCGGCGGCCGTGTACGGTACATTTTTATTCTACGATTTCTTTTCAGGCACGCATCCGCAAAAAGCCTACTTCTACATTCCCGTACTTATGCTTGCCGTATGCGATCCGATTGCTGCACTGAGCGGAAAGCGCTGGCCGTGGAAACCTTTTCAGGTAGGAAGCGGAAAGAAAACACTAACCGGCTCGCTCATGTTTTTTATTTCCGCATCATTGCTGTCCGGCATTCTGCTTTATACACTTTCTGAAACCAGCAATTCCAATCTGATTACACTTTCATTGCTGCTGGGTGCTTTCGGGGCATTTATCGAGGCGATAAGCCGCAACGGTTTCGACAACCTGCTTATTCCGCTCATTTCCATACTTGTACTTGCAGCAGGCTTTTTTCTTGGCTGGTATCAACCGGAAATACTGTAA
- a CDS encoding PIG-L family deacetylase, which produces MPAIRILLFVLVLILSVFGKSDKINYDAFRNAQDFTVPVLNCEEENKTALFVFPHDDDVICCAGTAQLLREKAWRIYSLTLTQDADSKEAAKRAVEWSNSMKILGITESAHLYLPNNPWANVEQNNLVFWNEKTDSLETLIYTFMMKYKPSLVVTFDTIIGGYGHPEHRLTGKAVYRVFTAHKNESNFPVKRILHSTMPEKLEQVWLSNNPAYLLTQKYAGQVTLPEPNAAVDVRNYWPVKRNAAAAYKTQQATLKKFMMLPDIKDTAAHYQAFAREYYLEVK; this is translated from the coding sequence ATGCCGGCTATTCGTATTTTACTGTTTGTCCTTGTGCTTATTCTATCCGTTTTCGGAAAGTCGGATAAAATAAACTATGATGCATTTCGTAATGCACAGGATTTTACCGTGCCTGTTTTGAATTGTGAGGAAGAAAATAAAACTGCGCTGTTTGTTTTTCCGCACGATGATGATGTGATTTGTTGTGCCGGTACGGCACAATTACTTCGTGAAAAAGCCTGGAGAATCTATTCGCTCACACTTACGCAAGATGCCGATTCGAAAGAAGCTGCAAAACGGGCTGTGGAATGGAGTAACTCAATGAAAATTCTTGGTATTACAGAATCTGCTCATCTCTACTTACCAAACAATCCGTGGGCCAATGTAGAGCAAAACAATCTTGTATTCTGGAATGAAAAAACAGACAGTCTCGAAACGCTGATTTACACGTTTATGATGAAATACAAACCGTCGCTGGTAGTTACATTCGATACAATTATTGGCGGATACGGGCATCCCGAGCACCGGCTTACCGGCAAAGCTGTGTATCGTGTATTTACGGCACATAAAAATGAAAGCAACTTTCCGGTAAAGCGTATTCTTCACAGCACCATGCCCGAAAAGCTCGAACAGGTGTGGCTTTCAAACAATCCGGCTTATCTGCTCACACAAAAATATGCAGGACAGGTAACACTTCCCGAACCCAATGCTGCTGTTGATGTGCGCAACTACTGGCCGGTAAAACGAAATGCTGCAGCGGCATACAAAACACAGCAGGCCACACTGAAAAAATTCATGATGCTTCCCGACATAAAAGACACAGCCGCACACTATCAGGCGTTTGCCCGCGAATATTATCTGGAGGTGAAATAG